The proteins below are encoded in one region of Palleronia sp. LCG004:
- a CDS encoding nucleoside hydrolase: protein MTRKILMDVDTGIDDALAIYYALRHPELDPVGFTCVYGNTDVEIATANTLRILDLAGRADIPVAAGAARSLINPYTREADFVHGGNGLGDVDLPEPSATATDEHAADFIIRTIKEMPGEITLCPVGPMTNVGIALAKAPEIAGLVASVIVMGSTLSHPGIQGVARPMVDANFHNDPEAAHILMQSGAPITVVGMDATMTTLMSREMMADIEANGTDASRMLMRIAEFYVRSYETMHPGIAGCPLHDPLAVAACHAPDLLQLERMRIDIELSGHLTRGQAIPDRRPAGLARANCAVATGVDAPRFEAMFHETMLL from the coding sequence ATGACACGCAAGATCCTGATGGATGTCGATACCGGCATCGACGACGCGCTCGCCATCTACTACGCGCTGCGCCATCCCGAACTCGACCCGGTGGGCTTCACCTGCGTCTACGGCAATACCGATGTCGAGATCGCGACCGCGAACACCTTGCGCATCCTCGATCTCGCGGGCCGCGCGGACATTCCCGTGGCGGCCGGCGCGGCGCGCTCGCTCATCAATCCCTATACGCGCGAGGCCGATTTCGTCCATGGCGGCAACGGCCTCGGCGATGTCGACCTGCCCGAGCCCTCGGCGACCGCCACCGACGAACATGCCGCCGACTTCATCATCCGCACGATCAAGGAGATGCCGGGAGAGATCACGCTCTGCCCCGTCGGGCCGATGACGAACGTGGGCATCGCGCTGGCCAAGGCACCCGAGATCGCGGGGCTGGTCGCATCGGTGATCGTGATGGGATCGACCCTGTCGCATCCGGGCATCCAGGGCGTCGCACGTCCGATGGTGGACGCGAATTTCCACAACGACCCCGAAGCGGCGCATATCCTCATGCAATCCGGCGCGCCGATCACGGTCGTGGGGATGGACGCCACGATGACCACGCTGATGTCGCGCGAGATGATGGCCGATATCGAGGCGAACGGCACCGATGCGTCGCGCATGCTGATGCGCATCGCCGAATTCTATGTCCGTTCCTACGAGACGATGCATCCCGGCATCGCGGGCTGCCCGCTGCACGACCCGCTTGCCGTGGCGGCCTGCCATGCCCCCGACCTCCTGCAGCTCGAACGGATGCGGATCGACATCGAGCTGTCGGGCCACCTGACCCGCGGACAGGCCATCCCGGATCGCCGCCCCGCCGGGCTCGCCCGTGCCAATTGCGCGGTCGCGACCGGGGTCGATGCCCCCCGCTTCGAGGCGATGTTCCACGAGACGATGCTTCTCTGA
- a CDS encoding LacI family DNA-binding transcriptional regulator: MANLSDVAKKAGVSVATVSRFLNGSLSLPEARAQQIRDAVAELRYVPNPHARRLSRGRSDAVGLVVPDIAGPFFSHLVAAIEEEADRLDLGLVLHATLNRPAREMRYLDGLRMRHLDGMIFVTNRAADDTLLDAVSSCRNLVLLDEDVPGARVPKVFCDNEAGGRMAGAHLAAMGHRSVLFVGGIEEMISGRRRLRGFEQAMAEGSDGPVRIDRVRGTYTPETGREAGRRFLRMDPRPTAIFASSDEILIGLIEVLRDALVSIPGDVSILGFDDVGPLHLFSPPVTAIRQPVRDLGRSALGMLLETLKDDTGETASTEKLLPVTLVERASVAPPAGNAKRRSTGRT; the protein is encoded by the coding sequence ATGGCGAATCTCAGCGATGTTGCGAAGAAGGCAGGCGTTTCGGTCGCGACCGTTTCGCGTTTCCTGAACGGCTCGCTCTCGCTTCCCGAGGCGCGGGCGCAGCAGATCCGCGATGCCGTGGCCGAGCTTCGCTACGTACCCAATCCCCACGCCCGGCGGCTGTCGCGCGGACGCTCCGACGCGGTGGGCCTCGTCGTTCCCGACATCGCGGGTCCGTTCTTCTCCCATCTCGTCGCCGCGATCGAGGAGGAGGCCGACCGGCTCGATCTGGGGCTCGTCCTGCACGCCACCCTGAACCGCCCCGCGCGCGAGATGCGCTATCTCGACGGGCTCAGGATGCGTCACCTCGACGGGATGATCTTCGTGACGAACCGCGCCGCGGACGACACGCTCCTCGACGCGGTAAGTTCCTGCCGCAATCTCGTTTTGCTCGACGAGGACGTGCCCGGCGCGCGGGTTCCCAAGGTCTTCTGCGACAACGAGGCGGGCGGACGCATGGCCGGCGCACATCTGGCCGCGATGGGTCACCGGTCGGTCCTCTTCGTCGGCGGCATCGAGGAGATGATCTCGGGCAGGCGACGGCTCCGCGGGTTCGAGCAGGCGATGGCCGAAGGGTCCGACGGCCCCGTCCGCATCGACCGGGTCCGCGGCACCTACACGCCCGAGACGGGCCGCGAGGCCGGACGCCGGTTCCTGCGGATGGACCCCCGCCCCACGGCGATCTTCGCGTCGTCGGACGAGATCCTGATCGGACTGATCGAGGTGCTGCGCGATGCGCTGGTCTCGATCCCCGGCGACGTCTCGATCCTGGGTTTCGACGATGTCGGGCCCCTCCACCTCTTTTCTCCGCCCGTCACCGCGATCCGCCAGCCGGTCCGCGATCTGGGGCGAAGCGCTCTCGGGATGCTGCTCGAGACGCTGAAGGACGACACGGGCGAAACGGCTTCGACAGAAAAGCTGCTTCCCGTGACCCTGGTCGAGCGGGCCTCCGTCGCCCCGCCGGCCGGAAACGCCAAGCGACGCTCAACAGGAAGGACATGA
- a CDS encoding glutamine amidotransferase, with translation MTIKALLVGESWVTSETHYKGFDQFGSVHFHLGAQPMVDALKDTEVELDWMTAHEAAEKFPFEREGLDAYDVLILSDIGSNTFLLPPDVWLRSKPVPNRLNLIRDWVADGGNLMMVGGYFSFQGIDGRARWRRTPVEDALPVRCLPWDDRVEIPEGATLQSVASDHPVMSGFPAGDWPLLLGVNEVEPKDDATVVARLPDHQGGHPLIVTGSYGKGRSAVWTSDLGPHWLPPAFCEWDGYPVLWRNLISWLVAR, from the coding sequence ATGACGATCAAGGCTCTTCTCGTCGGAGAAAGCTGGGTCACTTCCGAAACCCACTATAAGGGGTTCGACCAGTTCGGCAGCGTTCATTTCCATCTCGGCGCGCAGCCGATGGTGGACGCGTTGAAGGATACGGAGGTCGAGCTCGACTGGATGACGGCGCACGAGGCCGCCGAGAAGTTCCCGTTCGAGCGCGAGGGCCTCGATGCCTACGACGTGCTGATCCTGTCGGATATCGGGTCCAACACCTTCCTCCTGCCGCCCGATGTCTGGCTGCGCTCCAAGCCCGTACCGAACCGCCTGAACCTCATCCGCGACTGGGTGGCCGATGGCGGCAACCTCATGATGGTGGGGGGCTATTTCAGCTTTCAGGGGATCGACGGTCGCGCACGCTGGCGCCGGACCCCGGTCGAGGATGCTCTTCCCGTCCGCTGCCTGCCCTGGGACGACCGCGTGGAGATCCCCGAAGGCGCGACGCTCCAGTCCGTGGCCTCGGACCACCCGGTGATGTCGGGCTTCCCCGCAGGCGACTGGCCGCTGCTTCTGGGCGTGAACGAGGTCGAACCGAAGGACGACGCGACGGTCGTCGCGCGCCTGCCCGATCATCAGGGCGGCCATCCCCTCATCGTGACGGGCAGCTACGGCAAGGGCCGGAGCGCCGTCTGGACCAGCGATCTCGGTCCGCACTGGCTGCCTCCGGCCTTCTGCGAATGGGACGGCTACCCCGTGCTCTGGCGCAACCTGATCTCCTGGCTCGTCGCCCGGTGA
- a CDS encoding ATP-binding cassette domain-containing protein: protein MTATDTDIRTASEGRDLPSDGKPLMSLRGISKTFGSHQALRGVDLDIFAGECVGLIGDNAAGKSTLSKIIAGTHVPDGGQIRLRDEQVSFQSPADARARHIEMVYQDLSLCDHIDVVGNLFLGREMKKGPFLDQERMIERAEEMLARLEIRIPRLTAKVEKLSGGQRQAIAIARAASFEPDILIMDEPTSALAVAEVEAVLELINRVKARGVGVILVTHRMQDLFRVCDRIAVMYEGTKVAERRTSETNLEELVDLIVGKGGH from the coding sequence ATGACGGCGACCGACACGGATATCCGCACCGCGTCGGAGGGGAGAGATCTCCCCTCCGACGGAAAGCCGCTGATGTCCCTCAGGGGCATCAGCAAGACCTTCGGATCGCATCAGGCGCTGCGCGGCGTCGATCTCGACATCTTCGCGGGCGAATGCGTGGGCCTCATCGGCGACAACGCCGCCGGGAAAAGCACTCTGTCGAAGATCATCGCCGGAACGCATGTTCCCGATGGCGGGCAGATCAGGCTGCGCGACGAGCAGGTCAGCTTCCAGTCCCCCGCCGATGCACGGGCCCGTCATATCGAGATGGTCTATCAGGACCTGAGCCTCTGCGATCATATCGACGTCGTGGGCAACCTGTTCCTCGGGCGCGAGATGAAGAAGGGGCCCTTCCTCGATCAGGAGCGGATGATCGAACGCGCCGAGGAGATGCTCGCCCGGCTCGAAATCCGCATCCCGCGCCTGACCGCCAAGGTCGAGAAGCTCTCGGGCGGACAGCGGCAGGCCATCGCCATCGCCCGCGCGGCAAGCTTCGAGCCCGACATCCTCATCATGGACGAGCCGACTTCCGCGCTCGCCGTGGCCGAGGTGGAGGCGGTGCTCGAACTCATCAACCGGGTGAAGGCGCGCGGCGTCGGCGTGATCCTCGTAACCCACCGGATGCAGGACCTCTTCCGCGTCTGCGACCGGATCGCGGTCATGTACGAGGGCACCAAGGTCGCCGAGCGCCGCACCTCCGAGACCAATCTCGAGGAACTGGTCGACCTCATCGTCGGAAAGGGAGGTCACTGA
- a CDS encoding phosphotriesterase-related protein yields MSELSSAHTNSGLVMTVDGPIASSEMGVTLMHEHLQNDCSCWWNPPRTEDRRHLADGPVRIEILSELRQDPFVNRHNIALDDLDLAVEELEEFVRLGGQTIVDPTCRGIGRDPAKLREISARTGLQIVMGAGYYLASSMPDAVEGKSADDIADEIVEEALTGVDGTDAKIGLIGEIGVSGDFLEIEERSLVGAARAQVRTGLPLMVHLPGWFRHAHKVLDIVEREGADLRQTVLCHMNPSFDDVAYQTELAERGAFLEFDMIGMDFFYADQGVQSPSDDQVARAIVGLADAGHLDRLLLSQDVFIKMMLTRYGGNGYAFVLRHFLPRLARHGMPAETAMSMLTHNARSVFDTENTLKGSPA; encoded by the coding sequence ATGTCTGAACTCTCCAGCGCGCATACGAACTCGGGCCTCGTCATGACGGTCGACGGCCCCATCGCCTCCTCCGAGATGGGGGTGACGCTCATGCACGAGCATCTGCAGAACGATTGCAGCTGCTGGTGGAACCCGCCCCGGACCGAGGATCGCCGGCATCTGGCCGACGGCCCCGTCCGGATCGAGATCCTGTCGGAGCTGCGGCAGGACCCGTTCGTGAACCGCCACAACATCGCGCTCGACGACCTCGACCTCGCGGTCGAGGAGCTCGAGGAGTTCGTGCGGCTCGGCGGGCAAACAATCGTCGATCCGACCTGCCGCGGCATCGGACGCGACCCCGCGAAGCTGCGCGAGATCTCGGCCCGGACGGGCCTCCAGATCGTCATGGGGGCGGGCTACTACCTCGCCTCGTCGATGCCCGACGCGGTCGAGGGCAAGTCCGCCGACGACATCGCCGACGAGATCGTCGAGGAGGCGCTGACGGGCGTCGATGGCACGGATGCGAAGATCGGCCTCATCGGCGAGATCGGCGTGTCGGGCGACTTTCTCGAGATCGAGGAGCGGTCGCTCGTGGGGGCCGCGCGGGCGCAGGTCCGCACGGGCCTGCCGCTGATGGTCCATCTTCCGGGCTGGTTCCGCCACGCCCACAAGGTCCTCGACATCGTGGAGCGCGAAGGGGCCGATCTCCGCCAGACGGTGCTTTGCCACATGAACCCGTCATTCGACGACGTGGCGTATCAGACCGAATTGGCCGAACGGGGTGCCTTCCTCGAATTCGACATGATCGGGATGGACTTCTTCTATGCCGATCAGGGGGTGCAATCCCCCTCCGACGACCAGGTGGCCCGCGCGATCGTCGGGCTTGCCGACGCGGGCCATCTCGACCGGCTGCTCCTGTCGCAGGACGTGTTCATCAAGATGATGCTCACCCGCTACGGCGGCAACGGCTACGCGTTCGTCCTGCGTCATTTCCTGCCGCGGCTCGCGCGCCACGGAATGCCGGCCGAGACCGCGATGAGCATGCTCACCCACAACGCACGCAGTGTGTTCGACACCGAAAATACCCTGAAAGGATCCCCCGCATGA
- a CDS encoding substrate-binding domain-containing protein, giving the protein MTIKGTASRMALALAGATALTASAAFAQEDGKTFALVQINQQALFFNEMNRGAEQAAEELGAELVIFNANNEAFQQNSAIETYITQGVDGIAVVAIDVNGIMPAVEQADAAGIPVVAIDAILPDGPQAAQIGVDNAQAGADLAAHIGETMDGGEMSLGVVGALNSYIQNVRRDGFVENLPDGVTVVNTVDGQNIQDVALNASENLLTANPGMNAIYGTGEPALMGAIAAVTSQGRTGDVSIYGWDLTEQAIAGIDEGYVEAVIQQDPAEMGAAAIRALATLADGGEVEAEISVPVTIVTQDNVDEFRSLFE; this is encoded by the coding sequence ATGACCATCAAGGGAACGGCCAGCCGGATGGCCCTCGCGCTCGCAGGCGCGACGGCCCTCACCGCAAGCGCGGCTTTCGCGCAGGAGGACGGCAAGACCTTCGCGCTCGTGCAGATCAACCAGCAGGCGCTCTTCTTCAACGAGATGAACCGCGGGGCCGAGCAGGCCGCCGAGGAGCTCGGCGCGGAACTGGTGATCTTCAACGCCAACAACGAGGCGTTCCAGCAGAACTCCGCGATCGAGACCTACATCACGCAGGGCGTCGACGGGATCGCCGTCGTGGCGATCGACGTGAACGGCATCATGCCCGCCGTCGAGCAGGCGGATGCCGCGGGCATTCCCGTGGTGGCCATCGACGCGATCCTGCCCGACGGGCCGCAGGCCGCGCAGATCGGCGTCGACAACGCCCAGGCCGGCGCGGACCTCGCCGCCCATATCGGCGAGACGATGGATGGCGGAGAGATGTCGCTCGGCGTGGTCGGCGCGCTCAACTCATATATCCAGAACGTGCGCCGCGACGGCTTCGTCGAGAACCTGCCCGACGGCGTGACCGTCGTGAACACCGTCGACGGCCAGAACATCCAGGACGTGGCGCTGAACGCGTCCGAGAACCTGCTGACGGCCAATCCGGGCATGAACGCGATCTACGGCACCGGCGAGCCCGCGCTGATGGGCGCCATCGCCGCCGTCACCTCGCAGGGGCGCACCGGCGACGTGTCGATCTACGGCTGGGACCTGACCGAACAGGCCATCGCCGGGATCGACGAAGGCTATGTCGAGGCGGTGATCCAGCAGGATCCGGCCGAGATGGGTGCCGCGGCGATCCGCGCGCTCGCCACCCTGGCCGATGGCGGCGAGGTGGAGGCCGAGATCTCGGTCCCCGTGACGATCGTCACGCAGGACAATGTCGACGAGTTCCGGTCCCTCTTCGAATGA
- a CDS encoding ABC transporter permease, with the protein MNMLNAFTVNATVQGMTPILLAALAGVLCGRVGVFNIALEGKILIGAFFAIAGSFYTGSALGGIAAGMLATMIFASILALGVTRFGGDSIVICIGMNLLASGLTAYLLGQMFGQSGVFSDPAIAELDRIVIPQIATVPWIGWILSRQTPITYASWVLVLVIAVILFRTPLGLRLRGIGQNPDAARTLGIDVDRTKFWTVIVAGALCGLAGAQLSIGTVGIFAEDMSAGRGWIAVVAVMLARDNPIWAAAVCLVFAFADTLSVQLQAQGLPNQLTDTVPYVITLAALVLGALRGRRRRLAPA; encoded by the coding sequence ATGAACATGCTCAACGCCTTCACCGTCAACGCCACCGTCCAGGGCATGACGCCGATCCTGCTGGCGGCGCTCGCGGGCGTGCTCTGCGGGCGTGTGGGCGTCTTCAATATCGCACTCGAAGGCAAGATCCTGATCGGGGCCTTCTTCGCCATCGCCGGAAGCTTCTACACCGGATCGGCGCTCGGCGGCATCGCGGCGGGCATGCTCGCCACCATGATCTTCGCCTCGATCCTCGCGCTCGGCGTGACGCGGTTCGGCGGCGACAGCATCGTGATCTGCATCGGAATGAACCTCCTGGCCTCGGGGCTGACCGCCTACCTCCTGGGGCAGATGTTCGGGCAGTCGGGCGTGTTCTCCGATCCCGCCATCGCCGAGCTCGACCGCATCGTCATTCCGCAGATCGCGACCGTTCCCTGGATCGGCTGGATTCTGTCGCGGCAGACGCCGATCACCTACGCCTCATGGGTGCTGGTCCTCGTCATCGCTGTCATTCTCTTTCGCACGCCCCTCGGGCTGCGGCTTCGCGGGATCGGGCAGAACCCCGACGCCGCGCGCACCCTCGGCATCGACGTCGACCGGACGAAGTTCTGGACCGTGATCGTCGCGGGCGCGCTCTGCGGCCTCGCGGGCGCGCAGCTTTCGATCGGAACGGTCGGCATCTTCGCCGAGGACATGAGCGCGGGGCGCGGCTGGATCGCGGTCGTGGCCGTGATGCTGGCGCGGGACAATCCGATCTGGGCGGCGGCGGTCTGCCTCGTCTTCGCCTTTGCCGACACGCTGTCGGTACAGCTTCAGGCGCAGGGGCTCCCGAACCAGCTGACCGACACGGTGCCCTACGTCATCACGCTCGCCGCGCTGGTGCTGGGGGCCCTGCGCGGACGACGCCGGCGACTGGCGCCGGCCTGA
- a CDS encoding ABC transporter permease, with the protein MSTTYTERVAGSAFRDFVTDYAQVLSIATFFIVCLVFFGAMSDVFLSTANLLNIVRQAAPILVVAVAMTLVITTAGIDLSVGSQVAFVNALTAITIAAGVPWPIAILLMLAVGAVIGGVQGWFVAYQGIPAFIVTLAGLSIYRGAALLLTEGYSIPIQGADGFLWLGRGTLLGIPVPAIIAILVVILGFVVMWRTPYGRQIIACGSNLEAARRVGMPARRVVNSVYVLAGVASALAALLLAARLGSGSSNAAQGFELQVIAGVVLGGTSLMGGKTSMIGTVLGTLTIAVIGNGLILMHVSPFFTQIVTGIIILLAIWMNTRLFTGSWKIRKGAPNV; encoded by the coding sequence ATGTCCACGACCTATACCGAACGCGTCGCCGGATCGGCGTTCCGCGACTTCGTCACCGACTACGCCCAGGTCCTGTCGATCGCGACGTTCTTCATCGTCTGCCTTGTCTTCTTCGGGGCCATGTCGGACGTGTTCCTGAGCACGGCGAACCTTCTCAACATCGTCCGGCAGGCCGCGCCGATCCTCGTCGTGGCCGTCGCGATGACGCTGGTCATCACGACCGCGGGGATCGACCTGTCGGTCGGCAGCCAGGTCGCCTTCGTCAACGCGCTGACCGCGATCACGATCGCCGCGGGCGTGCCGTGGCCCATCGCGATCCTCCTGATGCTCGCCGTCGGCGCGGTGATCGGGGGGGTGCAGGGCTGGTTCGTGGCCTATCAGGGGATCCCCGCCTTCATCGTGACGCTCGCGGGCCTCTCGATCTACCGCGGTGCGGCGCTCCTCCTGACCGAGGGGTATTCGATCCCGATCCAGGGCGCGGACGGGTTCCTCTGGCTCGGGCGCGGCACGCTTCTCGGCATTCCGGTGCCCGCCATCATCGCGATCCTCGTCGTGATCCTGGGCTTCGTCGTGATGTGGCGCACGCCCTACGGACGGCAGATCATCGCCTGCGGATCGAACCTCGAGGCCGCGCGGCGCGTCGGCATGCCCGCCCGCCGGGTCGTCAACTCCGTCTATGTCCTGGCCGGCGTGGCGAGCGCGCTGGCGGCACTTCTGCTCGCGGCGCGCCTCGGGTCGGGCTCCTCCAACGCGGCGCAGGGGTTCGAGCTTCAGGTCATCGCGGGCGTGGTCCTGGGCGGCACCTCCCTCATGGGGGGCAAGACTTCTATGATCGGGACCGTGCTCGGCACGCTGACCATCGCGGTGATCGGAAACGGGCTGATCCTGATGCATGTCTCTCCCTTCTTCACGCAGATCGTGACCGGCATCATCATCCTGCTCGCCATCTGGATGAACACCCGGCTCTTCACCGGATCGTGGAAGATCCGGAAGGGGGCGCCGAATGTCTGA
- a CDS encoding BtpA/SgcQ family protein, whose product MTVISSRSSGAIEDIFGRPKALIGMIHCPPFPGSPRYRGASLEEICDACLRDAERLIENGMHGLIVENHGDIPFSKPEDMGPETSAFLAVVTRRILDRFDVPAGINVLANAPIPAFAAAAASGASFIRVNQWANAYVANEGFMEGRAAEAMRYRSALRAEHIRVFADSHVKHGAHAITADRTIVELTRDLAFFDADCVIATGQRTGNSATTEEITEIASATHLPLLVGSGVTEDNVVEILGLTDGVIVASSLKEDGVWWNPVEPARVKSFTARAADAL is encoded by the coding sequence ATGACCGTCATATCCAGCAGATCCTCCGGTGCAATCGAGGACATCTTCGGACGCCCGAAAGCCCTGATCGGAATGATCCATTGCCCGCCCTTCCCCGGCTCGCCCCGGTATCGCGGCGCGTCGCTCGAGGAGATCTGCGATGCCTGCCTCCGGGATGCCGAGCGGCTGATCGAGAACGGGATGCACGGGCTCATCGTCGAGAATCACGGCGACATTCCCTTTTCCAAGCCCGAGGATATGGGGCCCGAAACCTCCGCCTTCCTCGCGGTCGTGACGCGGCGGATCCTCGACCGGTTCGACGTGCCGGCGGGCATCAACGTGCTGGCCAACGCCCCGATCCCGGCATTCGCCGCCGCGGCCGCGTCCGGCGCATCCTTCATCCGGGTCAACCAATGGGCCAACGCCTATGTCGCGAACGAGGGCTTCATGGAGGGGCGCGCGGCCGAGGCGATGCGATACCGCTCCGCGCTCAGGGCCGAGCATATCCGCGTCTTCGCCGATTCCCACGTCAAGCACGGCGCGCATGCGATCACGGCCGACCGCACGATCGTGGAGCTGACCCGCGACCTCGCCTTCTTCGACGCGGATTGCGTCATCGCCACCGGCCAGAGGACCGGCAACAGCGCCACGACCGAGGAGATCACCGAGATCGCGAGCGCCACGCATCTCCCGCTGCTGGTGGGCTCCGGCGTGACCGAGGACAACGTCGTCGAGATCCTGGGCCTGACGGATGGCGTGATCGTCGCCTCGTCGCTGAAGGAGGACGGCGTCTGGTGGAACCCGGTCGAGCCCGCCCGCGTCAAGAGCTTCACCGCCCGCGCGGCGGACGCGCTGTGA